TTGGGGTGGCATCATCCTCTACCGCGCTGTCCGGCGAGGTCTGTTCTTGTGCCGCTAACTGCTCTCTAAGCAATGATCGCTGTGCCTCGGGCGTGGTTTCTGTGCTCTCTTCGTCTTCCACACCTTCCAGACTGTCATCCTCCGCGTACCTGAAGCTCTTACGCACAGGCGTGACCTCGTGAAAGCCAACGGCACGCTGCCACGATCTTGCAAAGTTGCCCAAGCTGTTCACCCCACCTGCTTGTGTAATAGCATCAATGGCCATGCCCATTGACGATCTTCTATGCCGCAGTCCATGATGTCCTTCTCCTTCTTGGTACGCGTACGGGTTGACGTGGGATTCGGAGGGCCGCTGATGCTGTTCGCTTTGCTCGTCGAATTGCACGCCGCCGCTGGCATTGGACTCTGCCGTATCTGCTCGGTCTCGCCAGCTGTTGGGCAATTGCCCTCTTGCTGAAGGCATTGCTCGGTCTCGCAACGGCTGCAGTATGTTCTTCTAGCAATGCAGCTTGTGCTAGGCGGGTGGGGTTGGTTCTCGTTAGCAGATCCCGATGTACTCCCACTAGAGCTCCCACACTACCAAGCTGTGGAAGGAGGCCGTCTGCGCTGAGGAAGCTGCAAGACTCGACGAAGCTTTCACACGGAAAGCAGACAGCATACATGTATGTTACACGAGCATATGGGCCAGACGTCCGATAAAGCAAATTTGAGGTCCACAAGGATCACGAAAACAGTAGACAGCAAGCGGAGGGGAGGCTTATCTGGGTATTAGTGTGAAGCAGATAGAAGTGCTGGGTTGTGACGATAGTAAGTGGCAGCCAGGTGCAAGTGGAGTGGTTGAGGCGCCTCTCAGGTGACTTGCTATCTGTCCCGCAGAGGCATCTTCGTGGTAGATGCGCGAACCTTATTTAACGCTTGCACATGTGATGCGTATCAGATGTGCTGAGGAATGATCGGTGTGATATGTAGTGAGCGAGGATGGGCGTGTATAGAGATGTGCATGTACATGTACATAGCCGGCATAGCGGCGTTCATGATGGTTTGTACAGTCATCGACCTGCGTAACAAGACTCTCCTCCCGAGACGGCCCAGACGGGCGGTGTGGGGATTGGCCGGTGTACCGTGTTGGATGGTGGTGGGGGCGGCGGTGCACAGGTAGGCCTAATCAAAGTGACGTTGAATTTCGACCGAGTGCACCCATCGACATTATTCGATATTACTCGGAGCGCTTGCGAACACACAGAGTCTGCGAGAGCTACTCTGCCACCACAGTGTGTCCCCGTTTTGCCGCTGTCTCTGCAGTCACGGTGAGTCGTCGCGCCTTCTCCTCAGCCGCAGCCTGCCGAATTCGAATCCCTGAAAGACAACGATTGTCTGCGCCACAGAATTTTGTCCCTTTCCGCGTGCTGTGCTTTCTTCTGACTCTCACTGACACCTACACCCGACACAGTAGCGAGCGAGCCCCGCTCAGACAACCGCAACCATGTCGGCTCCTCCCCAAGCAGGCGACGCCGAGAAGAACATCGAGATATGGAAAGTCAAGAAGCTCATCAAGCGCCTCGAACAGGCGCGAGGAAACGGTACCTCCATGATCAGCTTGATCATTCCGCCCAAGGATCAGGTCTCGCGTGCGGCCAAGATGTTGGCAGAAGAGTTTGGAACTGCTAGTAACATCAAATCTCGTGTCAACCGTCTTTCGGTCCTGTCCGCCATCACCTCGACCCAGCAGCGTCTGAAGCTGTACTCGAAAGTTCCACCGAATGGCCTGGTCGTATACTGTGGTGAAATCATCACCAGCGAAGGGAAAGAGCGGAAGATCAACATCGACTTCGAACCATTCAAGCCCATCAACACATCCTTATACCTTTGTGACAACAAGTTCCACACGGAAGCATTGAGCGAGCTGCTGGAGTCGGACCAGAAATTCGGCTTCATCATCATGGATGGTAATGGAGCACTCTTCGGCACCCTCTCCGGAAACACAAGAGATGTCGTTGCCAAGTTCAGCGTTGATCTACCAAAGAAGCACGGTCGTGGTGGTCAGTCTGCGCTGCGTTTCGCACGTCTGAGAGAAGAGAAGCGCCACAACTACGTTCGAAAGGTCGCAGAAATGGCGGTTCAGAACTTCATCACAGCCGACAAGGTCAATGTGGCCGGAATCATCCTTGCTGGAAGTGCAGACTTCAAGAACGACTTGAACCAGTCCGACCTGTTCGACCAACGTCTTCAGACCAAGGTCATCAAGGTCGTAGATGTTAGTTATGGAGGCGAGAACGGGTTCAACCAGGCCATCGAACTTTCTGCCGAGACGCTCTCGAACGTCAAGTTTATCCAGGAAAAGAAGCTTATCAACACCTACTTCGACCACATCAGCCAGGACAGTGGGAAGGTCTGCTATGGTATCGGTGATACCTTAAAGGCTCTCGAGGCCGGTGCTGCCGAGACGTTGATTGTCTTCGAGAACTTGGAGATGACCCGCTGGCAGCTCAAGAGCGGCGAGGGCGGCGAGATCATCCTCCACACGACGAAGCAGCAAGAGCAGGACCGTACTCTGTTCATGGACAAGGAGACTGGCCAGGAGATGGAAGTCATCGACTCCATGCCATTCCTTGAGTGGCTAGCTGAGAAGTACCGTGACTTCGGTGCTCAGCTGGAGTTTGTCTCCGACCGTTCTTCAGAGGGCAACCAATTCGTTCGTGGATTCGGTGGTATCGGCGCTATTCTACGCTACGCTCTCAACTTTGAGCAACTTATTGACGAGGAGGACGGTGATGATGAGTTCTACGACGATTGACCAGTGGACAACCTCGTAGACGAGGCGCCAAAAGACAAATCACCAGCACTAATTGAAAGTGCCAAGGCGCCCGTCGTGCAGCACATCGAGGAGGCTGCAACTGCTACTGTCCCAGCAGAGATTGAGACAGACAAGGATCTGGAAGTGGCGAAGAAGTTGAACAGTCACAGCAAAGCCAAGCTGTTCGCCAAGAAGCTACTCGACAGACAGGATCCAGCGACGAAGATGATGAGAATCAGCCACCGACCGAAGGTAAATCAGGTGTTTTCCGCGTGGTTGTGGGCGTTTGCTGACTTTCGACGACACAGGTCTCTTCGCCACTGAGAGCCGGCATCACAACCTAGGAGATGGACGGCGCCCGGTCGCGGGTATACTCAGGCACTCTGGCACAATATCAAGACACGCGGGAGCACGCCTTCACCTTCAACACCCATGATTAGACGCGAGCGGAAGTGGAGGACGGGTGAGATCTTCTCACGACATGCTGCTTTCTTACCTGAAAGCACAATCTACGCACATGCTATGGTCGGATCGGCAAGAATGCTTTACTTTGGAATTGCGTATGGCTTAACTAGATACTGTCTCTACCTCTCAAGTAGCGTTGCAGTCCAAGGTATATATCATGGCAATTGTCTCGTGACCTCGTCTCCGCTGGTCGTCTTTGAGGCGGCAGGAGCAACTCTCTTCACGTTCTTCCTGCAGGGATTCATCATCTTGCTGTTTCGATATATTCAACCCACTGCCTTGTTTGAGGTCAAATCAACGCGGCCGCGGCCGCGATCGACTCGCTCTCGCCATATGTGGACGCCATTATGTCATCTATCCTCGCGGTTCTGAGTTGGAACCTCGAAAGCCAATGCTTCGTGTCTACCAGCGAGACGTGTTTTGATCCTGGTGAGCACGCGACAACGCCCAACCCAATACCAACATGCCGGGACATAGCTAGCTGTTCTGCACTCCTGAAGCTTGACTCCTTCATGGCATCAACGTGATAATAAGACTATTTACACGCGCAAAGAAGTGCGCTTTGCTCTCAGCCATGGGTGGAAAACCAGCGGTTGCCTTCCTTGGCCCAAAGGCTTCGTACACTCATCAAGTAAGTCGTTTGTTCAGCTGCAGACTTTCTATAGACACTTGTATGCTTCACAAAGAGCTGCTAGCTCACAGTGCAGTTGCGAGGGAAGTGTCACGGCAGGTCAGTCACGAATGCAGAGACTTTCCACTCCCCATTGCAGCACACACTGTCACCTCACAACATCGTTACAAAGACAACACATCACTAACACACCCTCCAGGCCACCGTAAGCCAATTCTCCGAATCCAAATACAACCTCCAACCCCAAATCTCCATTGAAGACGTCTTCTCCGCCGTCCAAACAGGCACCGCCTCCCACGGCGTCGTCCCCTTCGAAAACTCCTCCAACGGCTCCGTCGTCTTCACCCTCGACCTCTTCGCCGACCTCAACGGC
Above is a window of Fulvia fulva chromosome 6, complete sequence DNA encoding:
- a CDS encoding Eukaryotic peptide chain release factor subunit 1, with the translated sequence MSAPPQAGDAEKNIEIWKVKKLIKRLEQARGNGTSMISLIIPPKDQVSRAAKMLAEEFGTASNIKSRVNRLSVLSAITSTQQRLKLYSKVPPNGLVVYCGEIITSEGKERKINIDFEPFKPINTSLYLCDNKFHTEALSELLESDQKFGFIIMDGNGALFGTLSGNTRDVVAKFSVDLPKKHGRGGQSALRFARLREEKRHNYVRKVAEMAVQNFITADKVNVAGIILAGSADFKNDLNQSDLFDQRLQTKVIKVVDVSYGGENGFNQAIELSAETLSNVKFIQEKKLINTYFDHISQDSGKVCYGIGDTLKALEAGAAETLIVFENLEMTRWQLKSGEGGEIILHTTKQQEQDRTLFMDKETGQEMEVIDSMPFLEWLAEKYRDFGAQLEFVSDRSSEGNQFVRGFGGIGAILRYALNFEQLIDEEDVDNLVDEAPKDKSPALIESAKAPVVQHIEEAATATVPAEIETDKDLEVAKKLNSHSKAKLFAKKLLDRQDPATKMMRISHRPKVSSPLRAGITT